In Cicer arietinum cultivar CDC Frontier isolate Library 1 chromosome 7, Cicar.CDCFrontier_v2.0, whole genome shotgun sequence, a single window of DNA contains:
- the LOC101512119 gene encoding triphosphate tunnel metalloenzyme 3, producing MEVEVKLRLANAESHRHVTTLLSPFHVITHRQHNLFFDGAASELSSRRAVLRLRFYNDDERCVVSLKAKAVLVDGVSRVEEDEEDFDPKVGRDCVAEPGKLGFMESRILRRVKDEFGVVGENGYVGLGGFRNVRSVFDWKGLKLEVDETDFGFGTLYEIECESADPDEAKRILEEFLKENGIDYSYSVVSKFAIFRSGKLP from the coding sequence ATGGAAGTAGAAGTCAAGCTTCGTCTCGCAAACGCCGAATCTCATCGCCACGTCACCACCTTGCTCTCTCCCTTCCACGTCATCACCCATCGCCAACACAATCTCTTTTTCGACGGCGCCGCTTCCGAACTTTCATCCCGCCGTGCCGTGCTTCGTCTCCGATTCTACAACGACGACGAACGTTGTGTTGTTTCGTTAAAAGCAAAAGCGGTTCTTGTCGACGGTGTTAGTCGCGTAGAGGAAGATGAAGAGGATTTTGATCCGAAGGTTGGTCGTGATTGCGTTGCCGAACCGGGGAAGTTAGGTTTTATGGAGTCGAGGATTTTGAGGAGGGTGAAGGACGAATTTGGGGTGGTGGGTGAAAATGGGTATGTGGGTTTGGGTGGTTTTAGGAATGTGAGGAGTGTGTTTGATTGGAAAGGTTTGAAATTGGAAGTGGATGAGACTGATTTTGGTTTTGGAACCTTGTATGAGATCGAGTGTGAGAGTGCTGATCCCGACGAAGCTAAACGCATCCTCGAGGAGTTTTTGAAGGAGAATGGAATTGATTATTCTTACTCAGTGGTTTCTAAATTCGCAATTTTTCGATCTGGGAAATTGCCATAG
- the LOC101512445 gene encoding uncharacterized protein: MSTTMDLPNLAFPNNSTSLSSFAEALLLQTFIAATKSLAYLLLATGSLLADVNTLISPMDGRFPSDQLYKGNHTCEENKDGSETEDDDEEDDDVNDEDDGDDEEDEDFSGDEGEEEVDPEDDPVANGAGGSDDDDDDGGDDDDDEDGEDGEDEDEEEEEEEDEDEEEAALQPPTKKRK, translated from the exons ATGTCGACGACAATGGACCTTCCAAATCTCGCCTTTCCAAACAACTCCACCTCTCTATCCTCTTTCGCTGAAGCTTTGCTTCTTCAAACTTTCATTGCCGCTACCAAATCCCTCGCATACCTTCTTCTAGCG ACTGGATCTCTGCTTGCTGATGTCAATACTTTGATATCACCGATGGATGGAAG GTTTCCTTCTGACCAACTGTACAAGGGAAACCATACTTGTGAAGAGAACAAAGATGGTAGTGAAACAGAGGACGACGACGAGGAGGATGATGATGTGAATGACGAGGATGATGGTGATGATGAAGAGGATGAGGACTTCTCTGGTGATGAAGGTGAGGAAGAAGTTGATCCCGAGGATGATCCTGTGGCCAATGGTGCGGGAGGAAGTGACGACGACGACGATGATGGTGGAGATGATGACGATGATGAAGATGGAGAGGACGGGGAAGatgaggatgaagaagaagaagaagaagaggatgaagatgaagaagaggCGGCTCTTCAGCCACCTACTAAGAAGAGGAAATGA
- the LOC101512767 gene encoding heparanase-like protein 3, protein MGYQKRLMGVFLWMYLISCFSFIGGVNGSRNESDSSAVKGVVVIHGKSSIGKIDNDFVCATIDWWPPQKCDYGKCSWGHASLLNLDLNNKILLNAIRAFSPLKIRLGGTLQDKVIYETKENRQTCTPFVLNSKVMFGFSHGCLPMKRWDELNSFFQKAGVNVIFGLNALTGRSFKYGTAVGPWNYANAESFIRYTVRRNYTIHGWELGNELCGTGVGTRVTADQYANDVIVLRKIVDDVYRKVEPKPLVIAPGGFYDANWFKEFLNKSGKSANVVTHHIYNLGPGVDDHITEKILNPSYLDGVAGTFSSLKNVLQGSATSAKAWVGESGGAYNSGHHLVSDAFADSFWYLDQLGMSATYGTESYCRQTLIGGNYGLLNTTTFMPNPDYYSALLWHRLMGGRVLSTTFYETKKIRTYAHCAKESTGITILFLNLDNSTTVNTQVALNFAKKPVSHVGKSLRREYHLTAKDGNIHSQTMLLNGNILSVNSDGAIPQLNPIYVDSSKPIIVGPLSIVFVHIPDAAVLACS, encoded by the exons ATGGGTTATCAAAAAAGGCTTATGGGTGTGTTTTTATGGATGTACTTGATAAGCTGCTTTAGCTTCATTGGTGGTGTGAATGGTagtagaaatgaaagtgattctTCAGCTGTGAAAGGGGTTGTTGTAATTCATGGCAAATCTTCTATTGGAAAGATTGATAATGATTTTGTTTGTGCAACTATTGACTGGTGGCCACCTCAGAAATGTGACTATGGAAAATGCAGTTGGGGTCATGCTTCTCTTCTTAATCTG GAcctcaacaacaaaattttgttAAATGCAATAAGAG CATTTTCACCCTTGAAAATTAGATTGGGTGGTACCTTGCAAGATAAGGTCATATATGAGACTAAAGAAAATAGGCAAACTTGTACTCCATTTGTTTTGAACTCTAAAGTTATGTTTGGTTTCTCACATGGATGCTTACCAATGAAAAGATGGGATGAGCTAAACAGCTTTTTCCAAAAAGCAGG GGTTAATGTTATATTTGGTTTAAATGCTCTTACTGGAAGATCTTTCAAATATGGTACTGCTGTTGGACCTTGGAACTACGCCAATGCCGAGTCTTTTATCCGTTACACTGTTAGAAGGAATTACACTATTCATGGTTGGGAACTTG GTAATGAATTGTGTGGAACTGGAGTTGGAACAAGAGTTACTGCTGATCAATATGCTAATGATGTAATTGTTTTAAGAAAGATAGTTGACGATGTATATAGAAAGGTTGAGCCAAAGCCACTAGTCATTGCACCTGGTGGCTTCTATGATGCAAATTGGTTtaaggaatttttaaataaatcaggTAAATCTGCAAATGTGGTCACCCATCACATTTATAACCTTGGACCAG GAGTTGATGATCACATAACCGAAAAAATTCTCAATCCATCCTATCTTGATGGAGTGGCTGGCACATTCAGCAGCCTTAAAAATGTACTTCAAGGTTCAGCAACCTCAGCTAAAGCCTGGGTTGGTGAATCAGGAGGGGCGTACAATAGTGGCCATCATCTCGTGTCTGATGCATTTGCCGACAGCTTCTG GTATTTGGATCAGCTTGGCATGTCAGCAACTTATGGCACCGAATCATACTGCAGACAGACTTTGATAGGAGGAAACTATGGTTTATTAAATACCACTACTTTCATGCCAAATCCAGATTATTATAG TGCTCTTCTTTGGCATCGACTTATGGGAGGACGCGTCCTATCAACTACCTTCTATGAAACAAAGAAGATAAGAACATATGCACATTGTGCAAAGGAATCC ACGGGAATCACGATACTGTTTCTCAACTTGGACAACAGCACAACTGTTAATACTCAAGTGGCCTTAAATTTTGCTAAGAAACCTGTCTCTCATGTTGGTAAATCACTCAGAAGAGAGTATCATTTAACAGCAAAGGATGGGAATATACATAGCCAAACTATGTTACTAAATGGAAACATTCTAAGTGTAAACTCAGATGGTGCTATTCCTCAATTGAATCCTATATATGTAGACTCTTCAAAGCCAATAATAGTTGGTCCTCTCTCTATTGTATTTGTTCATATACCAGATGCTGCTGTTTTAGCTTGCAGCTAG
- the LOC101513093 gene encoding probable anion transporter 6, chloroplastic isoform X2 has protein sequence MVIFTLKPHHNNKSCFFHQIHTTHSHNPFIKTSFQRFHFTPSKLIHRPKQHRIVVCSTQQDIKETHNKVSKSELNAFTDLDDLEQQQSGNWPPWKDLPLRYKLIGTTSLAFVICNMDKVNLSVAIIPLSHQFGWNSSTAGLVQSSFFWGYALSQLPGGWLAKIFGGRKVLEVGVLVWSVATALVPFLAGNLPGLLLTRILVGIGEGVSPSAATDLIARSIPLEERSRAVAFVFGGLSVGSVMGLLFAPPLIQNLGWESVFYIFGILGIAWFLGFQLLEGGETQLAAESRPSKGKTAQSWKTSLKELNSSLKDIPWKAFFRSRAVWAMIYAHFCGSWGHYTCLSWLPTYFSEELNLNLTEAAWVSILPPLASIFVTSIASQLADNLISKGVETTTVRKICQSIAFLSPAFCMTLSSLDLGLPPWEMVGLLTGGLALSSFALSGLYCTHQDMSPEYASILLGITNTVGAVPGIVGVALTGYLLDTTHSWSISLYAPSIFFYLSGTAVWLAFASSKPQSFSEEN, from the exons atGGTCATCTTCACTCTCAAACCACATCACAATAATAAATCTTGCTTCTTTCATCAAATTCACACAACACATTCACACAACCCTTTTATCAAAACCTCTTTTCAACGGTTTCACTTCACACCTTCCAAACTCATACACAGACCTAAACAACACAGAATAGTAGTATGTAGCACTCAACAAGATATCAAAGAAACTCATAATAAAGTATCCAAGTCTGAGCTCAATGCTTTTACCGACCTTGATGATTTGGAACAACAACAATCTGGGAATTGGCCACCATGGAAGGATCTTCCATTAAGATACAAACTCATAGGCACCACTTCACTTGCCTTCGTTATCTGTAACATGGACAAG GTGAATTTGAGTGTTGCAATAATTCCATTGTCGCATCAATTTGGGTGGAACTCATCAACGGCAGGGTTGGTTCAGTCTTCATTCTTCTGGGGTTATGCATTGAGTCAGTTGCCTGGTGGTTGGCTAGCCAAGATTTTTGGTGGCAG AAAAGTTCTTGAAGTTGGAGTACTGGTATGGTCAGTGGCTACAGCTCTTGTTCCCTTTCTTGCTGGAAATTTGCCCGGCTTACTGTTGACAAGGATCTTG GTTGGGATAGGTGAAGGTGTTTCACCATCTGCTGCTACTGATCTCATTGCCAG GTCAATACCATTGGAAGAGCGCTCACGAGCAGTAGCATTTGTATTTGGTGGCTTGAGTGTTGGAAGTGTTATGGG GCTTCTTTTCGCTCCTCCCCTTATCCAGAATCTAGGTTGGGAATCAGTATTCTATATATTTGGTATTTTGGGGATTGCTTG GTTTTTGGGGTTTCAACTTCTCGAAGGAGGTGAAACACAGTTAGCTGCAGAATCTCGTCCAT CCAAGGGTAAGACCGCACAATCATGGAAAACTTCTCTAAAAGAATTGAATAGCTCTTTGAAG gATATACCTTGGAAGGCCTTTTTCCGAAGTCGTGCTGTGTGGGCAATGATATATGCTCATTTCTGCGGTAGTTGGGGTCACTATACTTGTCTCTCATGGCTTCCCACTTATTTTAG TGAGGAGCTAAATCTAAATCTGACAGAAGCAGCATGG GTATCTATTCTACCGCCTCTGGCTTCAATATTTGTGACCAGTATTGCATCGCAGTTAGCCGACAACTTGATTTCAAAAGGAGTTGAAACCACTACG gTTCGAAAGATCTGCCAATCAATTGCATTTTTATCTCCTGCATTCTGCATGACTCTTTCATCACTCGATCTAGGATTACCGCCTTGGGAGATGGTCGGCCTTCTCACAGGTGGTTTAGCCCTCTCAAGCTTTGCCTTGTCAG GACTTTATTGTACCCATCAAGACATGTCACCAGAATATGCAAGTATACTTCTG GGTATAACTAATACTGTTGGGGCTGTACCTGGAATTGTAGGTGTAGCCCTCACTGGCTATCTTCTTGATACAACTCATTCATGGAGT ATATCACTATATGCACCATCGATCTTCTTCTATTTGAGTGGTACCGCCGTATGGTTGGCCTTCGCCAGCAGTAAGCCTCAAAGTTTTTCTGAGGAAAACTAA
- the LOC101513093 gene encoding probable anion transporter 6, chloroplastic isoform X1, whose translation MVIFTLKPHHNNKSCFFHQIHTTHSHNPFIKTSFQRFHFTPSKLIHRPKQHRIVVCSTQQDIKETHNKVSKSELNAFTDLDDLEQQQSGNWPPWKDLPLRYKLIGTTSLAFVICNMDKVNLSVAIIPLSHQFGWNSSTAGLVQSSFFWGYALSQLPGGWLAKIFGGRKVLEVGVLVWSVATALVPFLAGNLPGLLLTRILVGIGEGVSPSAATDLIARSIPLEERSRAVAFVFGGLSVGSVMGLLFAPPLIQNLGWESVFYIFGILGIAWFLGFQLLEGGETQLAAESRPSAKGKTAQSWKTSLKELNSSLKDIPWKAFFRSRAVWAMIYAHFCGSWGHYTCLSWLPTYFSEELNLNLTEAAWVSILPPLASIFVTSIASQLADNLISKGVETTTVRKICQSIAFLSPAFCMTLSSLDLGLPPWEMVGLLTGGLALSSFALSGLYCTHQDMSPEYASILLGITNTVGAVPGIVGVALTGYLLDTTHSWSISLYAPSIFFYLSGTAVWLAFASSKPQSFSEEN comes from the exons atGGTCATCTTCACTCTCAAACCACATCACAATAATAAATCTTGCTTCTTTCATCAAATTCACACAACACATTCACACAACCCTTTTATCAAAACCTCTTTTCAACGGTTTCACTTCACACCTTCCAAACTCATACACAGACCTAAACAACACAGAATAGTAGTATGTAGCACTCAACAAGATATCAAAGAAACTCATAATAAAGTATCCAAGTCTGAGCTCAATGCTTTTACCGACCTTGATGATTTGGAACAACAACAATCTGGGAATTGGCCACCATGGAAGGATCTTCCATTAAGATACAAACTCATAGGCACCACTTCACTTGCCTTCGTTATCTGTAACATGGACAAG GTGAATTTGAGTGTTGCAATAATTCCATTGTCGCATCAATTTGGGTGGAACTCATCAACGGCAGGGTTGGTTCAGTCTTCATTCTTCTGGGGTTATGCATTGAGTCAGTTGCCTGGTGGTTGGCTAGCCAAGATTTTTGGTGGCAG AAAAGTTCTTGAAGTTGGAGTACTGGTATGGTCAGTGGCTACAGCTCTTGTTCCCTTTCTTGCTGGAAATTTGCCCGGCTTACTGTTGACAAGGATCTTG GTTGGGATAGGTGAAGGTGTTTCACCATCTGCTGCTACTGATCTCATTGCCAG GTCAATACCATTGGAAGAGCGCTCACGAGCAGTAGCATTTGTATTTGGTGGCTTGAGTGTTGGAAGTGTTATGGG GCTTCTTTTCGCTCCTCCCCTTATCCAGAATCTAGGTTGGGAATCAGTATTCTATATATTTGGTATTTTGGGGATTGCTTG GTTTTTGGGGTTTCAACTTCTCGAAGGAGGTGAAACACAGTTAGCTGCAGAATCTCGTCCAT CAGCCAAGGGTAAGACCGCACAATCATGGAAAACTTCTCTAAAAGAATTGAATAGCTCTTTGAAG gATATACCTTGGAAGGCCTTTTTCCGAAGTCGTGCTGTGTGGGCAATGATATATGCTCATTTCTGCGGTAGTTGGGGTCACTATACTTGTCTCTCATGGCTTCCCACTTATTTTAG TGAGGAGCTAAATCTAAATCTGACAGAAGCAGCATGG GTATCTATTCTACCGCCTCTGGCTTCAATATTTGTGACCAGTATTGCATCGCAGTTAGCCGACAACTTGATTTCAAAAGGAGTTGAAACCACTACG gTTCGAAAGATCTGCCAATCAATTGCATTTTTATCTCCTGCATTCTGCATGACTCTTTCATCACTCGATCTAGGATTACCGCCTTGGGAGATGGTCGGCCTTCTCACAGGTGGTTTAGCCCTCTCAAGCTTTGCCTTGTCAG GACTTTATTGTACCCATCAAGACATGTCACCAGAATATGCAAGTATACTTCTG GGTATAACTAATACTGTTGGGGCTGTACCTGGAATTGTAGGTGTAGCCCTCACTGGCTATCTTCTTGATACAACTCATTCATGGAGT ATATCACTATATGCACCATCGATCTTCTTCTATTTGAGTGGTACCGCCGTATGGTTGGCCTTCGCCAGCAGTAAGCCTCAAAGTTTTTCTGAGGAAAACTAA
- the LOC101513639 gene encoding protein LATERAL BRANCHING OXIDOREDUCTASE 1 — MASNLLVKSIEEMSMDGDEPPSEYLVKGNSFGSKDSSTLIPIPIIDVSLLPSESELEKLRSALSSAGCFQAIGHGMSNSYLDKVREVAKHFFALSVEEKQKYAPVVNESEGYGNDRIVSEKQVLDWSYRLTLRVFPKEKRRLSLWPENPSDFSETLEEFSAKVKSMMDYLLRSMARSLNLEEGSFLDLFGKQCLLQARINFYPRCSRPDLVLGVKPHTDRSGITVLLQDREVEGLQVMIDDKWINVPTIPDALVVNLGDQMQIMSNGIFKSPLHRVVTNTEKLRMSVAMFNEPELDNEIGPVEGLINETRPRLYRNVKNYGEINYRSYQEGKIALETVKIANNCDREK; from the exons ATGGCTAGCAATCTTCTTGTTAAGAGCATTGAAGAAATGTCTATGGATGGTGATGAGCCACCATCAGAATATTTAGTCAAAGGAAATAGCTTTGGATCTAAAGATTCTTCAACACTGATTCCAATTCCTATCATTGATGTAAGTCTCCTTCCATCAGAAAGTGAGCTTGAGAAGCTAAGATCTGCTCTAAGTTCAGCTGGATGCTTCCAG GCAATTGGTCATGGCATGTCAAATTCATATCTTGACAAGGTACGTGAAGTTGCAAAACATTTTTTTGCACTTTCAGTGGAGGAAAAGCAGAAGTATGCCCCAGTTGTGAATGAATCTGAAGGATATGGAAATGACAGAATAGTTTCAGAGAAGCAAGTCCTTGATTGGTCTTATCGCTTGACTCTACGTGTTTTTCCAAAAGAAAAACGAAGGCTTTCACTTTGGCCCGAAAATCCTAGTGATTTCAG TGAGACATTAGAAGAGTTTTCTGCCAAAGTAAAGTCAATGATGGATTATCTCTTGAGAAGCATGGCAAGGTCACTGAATTTAGAAGAAGGTAGTTTCTTGGACCTGTTTGGGAAGCAATGTTTACTGCAAGCAAGGATAAACTTCTACCCGCGTTGCTCTAGACCTGATTTGGTTCTTGGAGTAAAACCTCACACAGATAGATCAGGAATTACAGTTCTGTTGCAAGATAGGGAAGTGGAAGGTCTTCAAGTTATGATAGATGACAAATGGATCAATGTCCCCACAATACCTGATGCTCTTGTTGTTAATCTTGGTGACCAAATGCAG ATCATGAGTAATGGAATATTCAAGAGTCCATTGCACAGGGTTGTGACAAATACAGAAAAGTTGAGAATGTCTGTGGCAATGTTTAATGAGCCAGAACTAGATAACGAAATTGGACCTGTTGAAGGCTTAATAAACGAGACACGTCCAAGGTTGTATAGAAATGTTAAAAATTATGGTGAAATCAACTACAGGAGCTATCAAGAGGGGAAAATAGCACTTGAGACAGTCAAAATTGCAAATAACTGTGATCGTGAGAAGTGA
- the LOC101513967 gene encoding arogenate dehydrogenase 1, chloroplastic-like yields the protein MLGVSTFHPPPLKTSLHSTITRLNPTFLSPFSISPSFNRSTTTTTKPLVIRAIDAAQLFDYESKVALQFHNSQKLKIAIIGFGKFGQFLATTFVRQGHTVLAHSRTDYSSAARNLGVTFFPNVDDLCEEHPEVILLCTSIISTQHVLLSLPFQRLKRSTLFVDVLSVKEFPKNLLLEILPSDFDIICSHPMFGPESASRSWSGLPFVYEEVRIGNEEHRRLRCEKFLDVFGREGCRMVEMSCSDHDKYAAGSQFITHTVGRVLDMLMLESTPINTKGYESLLNLVQNTCGDSFDLYYGLFMFNKNSLEMLERLDLAFEDLRKQLIARLHDVVRNQLFESAVKVQTLRDNYNYEVTKYAQNGSAIVISSRNQRSDDAMVSNYKSNDSGQSDDSTKLKIAIIGFGNFGQFLAKTIVRHGHKVLAYSRSDYSHVAQELGVSYFDDADDLCEQHPEVILLCTSILSTEKVLKSLPVQRLKRSTLFVDVLSVKEFPRNLFLQHLPPYFDVLCTHPMFGPESGKNGWKGLPFLFDKVRIGRDGSRMSRCDRFLDIFSKEGCRMVEMSCAEHDWHAAGSQFITHTTGRFLEKLKLEATPIDTKGYETLLSLVENTAGDSFDLYYGLFLYNINAMEQLQRFDLAFESLKKQLFDRLHGIYRKQVFQNEENVHDFPERSMLPEISEESSTVSSFSSTVEAK from the exons ATGCTCGGCGTTTCAACCTTTCATCCACCTCCGTTGAAAACGTCGTTGCATTCAACTATCACACGTCTGAACCCTACATTTCTATCCCCTTTCTCAATTTCCCCCTCTTTCAACCgctccaccaccaccaccaccaaaccTCTCGTAATTCGCGCCATCGACGCAGCACAGTTATTCGACTACGAATCCAAAGTAGCACTCCAATTCCACAACTCTCAAAAGCTTAAAATAGCCATAATCGGCTTCGGTAAATTTGGTCAATTCCTCGCCACCACCTTCGTCCGTCAAGGTCACACCGTCTTAGCTCATTCCCGTACCGATTACTCCTCCGCCGCCCGAAATCTCGGCGTCACTTTTTTCCCTAACGTCGACGATCTCTGCGAAGAACACCCCGAAGTTATCCTTCTTTGCACTTCCATAATCTCAACTCAACATGTTCTTCTCTCTCTTCCCTTTCAGCGACTCAAACGCAGTACATTGTTCGTCGACGTTCTTTCCGTCAAAGAGTTCCCCAAAAATCTTCTTCTCGAAATTTTACCGTCCGATTTCGATATCATATGTTCTCACCCTATGTTTGGACCTGAAAGTGCAAGCCGTAGTTGGAGTGGTCTTCCATTTGTTTATGAAGAAGTTCGAATTGGGAACGAAGAACATAGGCGTCTGAGGTGTGAGAAGTTTCTTGATGTGTTTGGAAGAGAAGGGTGTAGAATGGTGGAGATGAGTTGTTCTGATCATGATAAGTACGCAGCAGGGTCACAGTTCATAACACATACTGTTGGTAGGGTTTTAGATATGTTGATGTTGGAGTCCACTCCTATTAATACTAAAGGGTATGAATCTTTGTTGAATTTGGTTCAAAATACTTGTGGGGATAGTTTTGATCTTTACTATGGCCTGTTTATGTTTAATAAGAATTCTTTGGAGATGTTGGAGAGATTGGATTTGGCTTTTGAGGATTTGAGGAAACAGCTCATTGCTCGTTTGCATGATGTTGTGAGGAATCAGTTGTTTGAGAGTGCTGTAAAGGTCCAAACTTTACGAGATAATTACAACTATGAAGTAACCAAGTATGCCCAAAATGGATCTGCAATTGTAATATCCTCCAGAAATCAGAG ATCTGATGATGCTATGGTAAGTAATTACAAGTCAAATGATTCTGGCCAGTCTGATGACAGCACAAAGCTCAAGATCGCAATAATTGGTTTTGGTAACTTCGGTCAATTCCTTGCAAAAACTATTGTACGTCATGGACATAAAGTGTTAGCATACTCTAGATCAGACTACTCTCATGTGGCTCAGGAATTGGGAGTTTCCTATTTCGATGATGCAGATGATCTTTGTGAACAGCATCCAGAAGTGATTTTACTTTGCACTTCAATCCTTTCCACAGAGAAAGTTCTTAAATCATTACCTGTGCAGAGGTTGAAGAGAAGTACTTTGTTTGTTGATGTACTCTCTGTCAAAGAATTTCCCAGAAACTTGTTTCTTCAACATTTGCCACCTTATTTTGACGTTCTCTGTACTCACCCTATGTTTGGGCCAGAAAGTGGAAAAAATGGCTGGAAGGGTCTTCCTTTTCTATTTGATAAAGTCAGAATAGGAAGAGATGGCTCAAGAATGTCACGGTGTGATCGGTTTCTTGACATTTTTTCCAAAGAAGGGTGCCGAATGGTTGAAATGTCATGTGCCGAACATGATTGGCATGCCGCCGGATCACAGTTTATCACACATACCACAGGaagatttttagaaaaattgaagTTGGAGGCAACACCAATAGACACAAAGGGTTATGAGACTTTATTGAGTTTGGTGGAGAATACTGCTGGGGATAGCTTTGATCTCTATTATGGTTTGTTCTTGTATAATATAAATGCAATGGAGCAACTTCAAAGATTTGATCTGGCTTTTGAGTCATTGAAGAAGCAGCTTTTTGATCGATTGCATGGTATCTATCGCAAACAAGTAtttcaaaatgaagaaaatgTCCATGATTTTCCAGAGAGGTCTATGTTGCCTGAGATATCTGAAGAGAGTAGCACGgtatcatctttttcaagtacTGTGGAAGCTAAATGA